In Rhineura floridana isolate rRhiFlo1 chromosome 12, rRhiFlo1.hap2, whole genome shotgun sequence, a single window of DNA contains:
- the CLDN25 gene encoding putative claudin-25 has translation MAWHPSSLVQLSGLMFSLFGWISSCVTTFVPLWKNLNLDLNEVEVWNMGLWHVCVIQDESIMECKSHDSLLALPLEFKLSRIIMVLSNGLGFLAFSLSILGLTCVKIRDQDLGLKKQLGIAGGIVFCISGMATLVPVSWVAYNTVREFWDETVPEIVPRWEFGEALFLGWFAGFFLILGGFLLIGSACFLETTTTSKQLAVHQKPEVQRAPRKPSHCLYSPPRNTDLVI, from the coding sequence ATGGCTTGGCACCCCAGCAGCCTAGTCCAGCTGAGTGGATTAATGTTCTCGCTCTTCGGATGGATCTCATCTTGTGTTACAACTTTTGTGCCTCTTTGGAAGAATCTCAACTTGGATTTAAATGAAGTCGAGGTCTGGAACATGGGGCTATGGCATGTCTGTGTCATTCAAGATGAAAGCATTATGGAGTGCAAAAGCCACGACTCTCTACTGGCCTTGCCCTTAGAGTTCAAGCTCTCTAGGATTATAATGGTTCTCTCAAATGGCCTGGGATTTCTTGCATTCTCCCTTTCCATTTTGGGGTTAACGTGTGTGAAGATAAGGGACCAAGACCTGGGACTGAAAAAACAGCTTGGAATCGCTGGTGGAATCGTATTCTGCATTTCTGGAATGGCAACCCTTGTGCCCGTCTCCTGGGTCGCCTACAACACTGTACGAGAATTCTGGGATGAAACTGTGCCAGAGATTGTCCCGAGGTGGGAATTTGGTGAAGCATTATTCCTGGGCTGGTTTGCTGGGTTTTTCCTTATACTAGGTGGCTTTCTTCTTATCGGCTCAGCTTGTTTCCTGGAGACCACAACGACATCCAAGCAGTTAGCAGTCCACCAGAAGCCAGAAGTGCAAAGGGCCCCCAGGAAGCCAAGTCATTGTCTGTATTCACCACCTAGAAATACAGACCTTGTAATCTGA